Below is a genomic region from Haliotis asinina isolate JCU_RB_2024 chromosome 14, JCU_Hal_asi_v2, whole genome shotgun sequence.
AAAATGTCTTGAAAACATTTCCACAAGACTCTTCAACAATCACCTCCACAAACCAAAATTTTGTTAGAAAATCAGTGCTATCTGCCAGTGTTTAAGAAAATATGACATAGAATGTTATTATACTATCATCATGATTTTTGCAAAAACAACTTAAACCATCATACAAGTAAAAGAAACCAGTTGACAGCTATTTACTTATCAGCTTTGCCACATATGCAAGTTAAGTATCAGGACTTAGTATGGCAAAAGTATCAATACTCAACAAGCTCAAAAGAACTGATTTCATATATGTGTCTCAGGACTATTCCGTCTGGATCACATACAATGATCCAGTTGAGCTATGAAGACATGACATCAGCTGAGTCGTTACGCTTGATCACAAAATCCTCTCTTGAAAGGTTTAACTCAGATTCTCTAAACAACGGCCCTTggcattaaaaagaaagaaagatgtTGCAACATATTTCCATTGTTTGCTTCCACATGGTGTCTTCGTCAACCTACatataaacaaatacacaagCCATGTAAAATAATAGCTTCCTGATGACAAATAAATGGATACAGGCTTGGATATGGTGACAAAAATCTGTCAGACTCAAAAAAAGCCAAATTGTTCGTACAAGTAGCACTCTTGATATGCAACACTAAATGAGATTCTAAAACATATTCATCCTTAAACACATTAGACACATGGAAATGACATTCTTGGTAAAATCAATCTAAAAGTCTCATGTGAGCACAAAATCTttgaacacaaaaacaaacaaatcaggtAACAAACAACGGAACAGAAGCTGGTAAACAAATGGATTTCTAGGAACAAGATGATATGAATATTACTTCAATTCTATCATTGGGTAAGTCGGCATTACTTCAATTTTATCAATGGGTAAGTCGGCATTACTTCAATTTTATCATTGGGTAAGTCGGCATTACTTCAATTCTATAATTGGGTAAGTCAGCATTACTTCAATTTTATCAATGGGTAAGTGGGCATTACTTCAATTTTATCAATGGGTAAGTCGGCATTACTTCAATTTTATCAATGGTTGAGTTGGCATTACTTCAATTCTGTCAATGGGGGAGTTGGTTATGTTCTGAAGCGTATTTTGGTTCATACCATGTTCATAACATACTGATGTTGTGTGTCTGCAATAAAAATCCTGAATCCTTGAGCCCAGGAATGGTTTAACTATTATTGGTAtccataaaatattaaaatcagcTTGTTGGAATTGAATGTTTCCTTGAATGAAGTTATGTATGGTTACTAAAATAATTGTGAACtaaaatttcattaaaattaaACTTTCAAAAACGATTATCacaaatgataataaaaacatgaaaaatgtacataaatgaTCTTGTTCATTTGTCAAAATTCCCTCCATTATGCATTTTCCACATCCTTGACCATACTTTTCGCAAACTTGCCATATTTTCAGTGTATGAATTACAGGATGTCAAAAACAGTTAACCAATCAAATAACCTGTGTGACTGAAGAAATCTGAGGGTAACCAGACAAAGTATGAAGGCGAAGGGATCAAGGATGCGGGCCCTATCTGTATGAATATGTTCCTTACAAAGCAATCATGAAGAAGTACCAGAACTCCTGAAGAAGTCCACCATACAAGCTTATAATACAATACTAAGTGTGACTTTACTGATGCACGGGTTAAGCATTATGCATTTTATTGCTTAGAAACAGTGTTGAACTTAATGAACATTGGATATAAAAGTGACATTTAAGATTACTTGTGCCCCATTAAATGACGATCAATGATGCTACAATGGTGTATGAATAAATCCCCAGATACAAGAGAGTACTGAGAAAAGGCCCTTTCAGATGAAGTGGCAAGTCATCGGACAGCAATGGTAACTGGCCAAGGGTGTTTCACGCACTTAGGGAAACTTCACAATGAATGTCACCTATGTCTTTGGCAAAATAATAACGAAGTACTCAacataaacatttcaaaacatataaacaatatatattacTTCACCAACTGTGAAAAAAATTCTCAAAAATACTGAAATGTGAAACTTTGGTCGAACAACATAAATAACACACCTTAATTAATAAATACTGACATTTCAGTAATAATATTTGCAATGTCAACAAatattaattttttaaaaatgtttcacaGGCAATGATCGAATGTAAAGTAAAATGTAAATCTGAACACTTGTATAAAGTTTCCGCTTACTCTGATAGACATGTCTTACCTAAATACTCAATTCATTTTAACTTTTACAACTGCAAATTTGGTTGAAAAATACCAACATtcttatttcatgatatatgtcACAGATTGTAAAGTCATTTTGTGTTAACACTCAAAATATTCTAGACTAACAGGCAGTAAGTGATATCCAACTCAAAATCGAGACATTTCTGACTGGAGCCGAGCTGCAATAAGACTGGTTCTTGGCTGTGCTCGAGCTGCATCATCTTCATGAAATACCACATTGGAATAGCACTGATCTGCCCTGATTCCATGACCCAGTAGATGAGGAGAcatctacaaacaaaacactcaaGATGCCGAACGTCACCATAGCATGGCATCATACACAGGACAACAATTTCTTAAAACAATTCCCATGGAAGTCCTTCTGCATATATTTCTGCAACAGTAAAGCACAACACAGGTCTTCGCTCCATTTGGTTATCAAGTAACGCTGATAAGCTCATTGAAGAAATGCTTCTGTTCCATGTCCAAGTGTACATCTAGGGATGTATAATGTCCACATCGCCTGGTTATGGACTGAGAATAGAAGTGGTATGCACACAGTTTCTGTTACGTTTCCATGCCGATATTTTGATCCGGAGTTCCAGGAACAGCTTTAGTTACAAACAAGGGAGACATTGGAACAAGTAATCCGTAAATCTATTGAAATATTACCCTTTCCCAAGGCCACAGGAAATACGTTTCTTGGTTTTAGATTCAATACATTTAGCTTTCAATGTGTCTCAACATACCCTAAGACAGTATTATAGCTACAGATTGTGGTTTACATACAAGCATTCAAAATCTTACATAAAACTGTCAACCTATTTCTTTGTCTGGACATGACATTCTCACCTACAGCTGCTTTTTTAACATCTTTATCAAGGTAGCAACCTTTGACAACTTTTATAAGTGTTAAATCCTCAAAACTTAAAAACTGCATACTTCTGCTGTtgataataaatacatttctgtAAAAAGTTCTTCAATGCCACCAACATAACAATGTGTCCCCTGTATGTTTTCTTACATCAATGAGTCTTTAACAGTTCTCACACAGACTGCTTGTTggtaaggggagacaacttgagtcaagggaggtaatcaacATCCTTCTGGTAGTTGGAATGCATCTTGTGCAACTGTGACAGCTATGGGTGAAAGACGCTCAGTCTTCACTTCATAAACACTACTCAAATCAAATGGCGGGGAATCTGGTTCCTGAAATAATAAATTGTTACCAAATCATGCACACTGGAAATAGGGTGATTTGACGACTTGTTACATATGTTACAAAATTGCACGATGACAATGAGATAATACATCTGGTTGACTGACATGAAACACTGGAAATTAATTACTGATTAACCGGAtaaaacaatgtgtgaaatttaTAAATTTAACAATACTGCCAAAAATAATCAGCATTAAATTTATTTTAATTCAGATGAAAATGAGTCACTCACTGTTTTAATGAGTATACCATCTCCCTCTTCCTTTGAATGGAACCTCCCTCCTTCTCCTCGCGCTCGATTCAATGCATGTCGGTGTCGTGACTCGTGAAGATATTTCTGTAAGTTTGTTCAATTATAGATTCAATTTTAGAACACCAATACAAAAATAGATGCCAAATAACATTTTCACCTGTTATACATTGCGCAACTGTTAATGCTTCGAACAGTACATTTCATTACTTGCACATCATAACAGGATGATGAGAAGAAAAAAGTGAAGAAAACATACACACTTGGATAAAGCCTAAACCCAGGGTTGTAATGTGGGCAATCTGGGATTGAAACCCATGAAGAAAGGTTCTGCTATGTCTAAGGTAAAGACCCAGCAAACAAATTACTGGACCAAGTTGTCAGTTTTTAGTTATGCTTCAACGAAATTTAATCATCAAGATTGTTTTTGACAGATTGTTTACACATAATTGTGATGTAAATTTGATAGCTTAACTGGGCTCTTGATGTTGCAGTTATAGACAAGAAGACAAGAAATGAAAAGGGCTGAACACAGTTCTAACAACCTACAGTCTCACCAGACTGAAACATTTGTGAGGAAACATGCACAAGTTACTACTAACTTACATATAACCTCCTTGTCATTGtaaagaaatgttttcaaagatatttaaCTAGACATGGGCCATTCTGACAACACAATCTGAGTTTTACATCGTGTACAACGGCATGCTTGTGTCCAGGTTTTGACATAATCAAGAAGCTTTAGTTTGTGTTCACCGTATGTTTCCCAGCATGCATGTAAACCAAGACTTCACTTATTGACAGCTAAAAGCAGCACTGACCTGTAAGTTTACATGGGTTTTTAGCCAAGGAGAAAACAATCATGAAAAAAGGTCTGTTGTAAGCTGGTCTGTTGTATGTCTTGGTTAATGAACCTACATCTACAGTATCATAAAGCTTCATACTTtgcaacccatgaaggtccattAAGAACTGATTTTGAGTAACCCATGCTcgtcgtaaaaggtgactatagcaattgggtggttaggcttgctgacaaTTGTCATCCGTTCCCAACAGCGCAGTTTGATGGACTGACTGGTccaagctcgattatttacagaccgctgccataccactggaatactgctgagtgcaatgtaaaacagaattctaacactcactcactcatacatttgAAAAACTGGTCGAAATCTGTGTTTCACAAGCCAAGTGAACATGCTTTCTCCCAACTATCCAACAACAGTCAGTGAGATGAACTAAAGGCTGGACTATTGAAACTAATCTCCACAATGTTGAACTGAACAGAGACAAGGTTTTGTACAGTAACTGTTTACGTACAGATGTTATTTAAGTAGTGTCACATACAACTGGTCTCTGAAAGCAATGAACCATGCCACAGTGCGATGACATGCAATCAACATGGTCCCCATTAAAGCAAACAACAGGTACAAGGGGAGGCAACTGAGTGTGGGTGGTGGTACATAAGTGCAACTTTACAAGAAAGTTCGGTTTGTGCAAAATTCTCAGCAGGATGAGAAAGCATTTTGTCCCTTGGTAATGAAAACACTGCAGGATACAGAGTGAAATGTAATTCATATAAATTATGATTGTagaaatacaaatacatatttaaaaattGCTGTTTAAATTCTATCACAGCATTTGGTTACCATTGTCACAAAAAGGTCAAAGCTCAGAAACAGGTGGAACAGAGCTGCATAGAATGTAAACTTGAGGAGAATATTTACACTCAGTCAGAAGATAGAGACAACACTCTCACTCAGGACCTCTCAGTAGAAATACAGGTGCTCTTTAGTgagtttttatcaatatttcagtattCAGCAATTTGAAACAACATTCTTTAGTGATATCTCTTAAAAATGTGATAAGTATTTCCATGTGAAATATAGAAAAGCCATTAGGTAAAGGTGGAGTTGGTATCTTAATGGTACCATTATTAACTATGGGATACTACGGTACAATAGTTACCAGTTCTGCTCTATCTCTTCTGATTCAGAATCGTCACCCATGAACGAAAAGAATTCCCATCATTAACAGCTTGGGTGATTGACAAGAGAGAGGACAAGCATGCTGAGGTCACATGGTTATCTTTGGTGGGaaagaagggaggtaactcatgggTGAGTGATATGAAGGGATTCCAGTTTCCACTTAACTTTTCAGAAGAGAGGGGAAAaaagcaaataagcatgagcCAGGATAACTTAAAATAATACTTCTTTGCTTTGCATAGATTTTTTTAAGGTTGACATGATGATAAATACAAAGTGCCTATTGTAGTGGTGATGTCAACTGAATGTGAATGATCAATACTGCTGCCTGAGAAGACTTGATTTCGATTTCAATACATCCCCAAAATGCTTCCATTTGTACATCCTCCAAACATCCTGagggattcagagtgcaatggtTTCAAATAATTTGTCAAAACTGCAACTGCTGTAACAGCTATGATAGACAACACGACTTGAGACACGTTGAGCTGACACAGACATGATCCTGAGAGGTCAGGAAGCTCACGTACATGTACTGACCATGCACAAACACAATACAGGATCGGGCTGATCAACCTATGTCTCACCAAAAGTCGTTCTCACCCGTCTCTCTTTAGATATTTTGCCATCTGCCTCTAACTTGGCACGGGCCTGGCGCCTTTTCAGTATCCGATGGTACTGCTTTGCGTTTACATATAATGGTTCATCGTCATCAACAATTTCTGGACAGGAGAGTGGGACTCTTTGAACGGTGGGGGTGTTTGTGGAACCGGGCACAACCTGCAATCAAGGAAGTCCAACTGAAATAAGATGTGACTATCTTGCCTCCACATAACAATGTTGAGATCTGATTGCTTTATATATACCAGGTACTAAGAATATATTTCTGAGCATGCTCCAACAAGATGTAATCAGGCTGCACATGTATTTCTGATGAAATCAGTTTCTCTACAAAGCACTGGCACCTTGCACACAGGTAAATGAAAGATGTTTTCTATCAACTgttcatgaaacaaaatcaaaGTGAACACAACTTCACACAACGACACACATATGTAAAACCTGATTAGAATTGTCATGTCCAAAACATGGGGCAGGAATCATACaatttttcaaagttttcatTGGAgaaagcagcagcagcagagaGATACTGCAATGAAGGAGGACGTAGGTATTGAACCTACTTCTATAACATGAAACTGTGAAAGCAAACAGTGGTGCCTCTGACCATTGAGCAACATAATCAATGCCTCTTGGGACAAGGCTTTGAAAGTGGATAAATTTAACCTCAGGATATCACGGTTCAAAATACCTACCATGACAACATTTCCATTGTCGGTGTTGTTGGCGACAGGCATCGGTGATGGTGACTGTGTTGTAGTCTGTGGAGCTGTCACCACCTGACTGGCGTCAGGGATCACTGGAGTTTGGGTGGACGGATACGCAACCTGGTACACACCTGTGTAGAGACACCAGATGTGGGAtacaaggggacataactccacTTTTATGGCAACATTACACAAATGCTAAGGAAATGTATGTTCCAAGATATGACTGCCTCAGAAAGGAAATAATTCACAAATTaccatccaaaactgtgttccacaggagatatcatattgacagtagattttgtacaatgccctcaCAATGCCAAGACGTCATGTACTCCAGGTAGTCACAATGCTATACATCACTGCACAGAAAGTTGATAAAATTGACATCAGTGAACACTTGGTTGAGATTTTCTATGTATCCTACCCCACAAGAATTGACTTATGAATAAATGagtgtgttaccatggttacagtccAACCTTATTTTGGAACAAATATTTGTGAGCTAAAGATTGACATGGAGATAAGGATGCAAAAGACATTTAGAGAAGATTGTAACACCTGGACAGACTTCTGACATTCTGATGGTTATCACTAACAAATGAAGTGCAAAGTACATCCTTAGAATATGTGTAAACCTGAACATGTGAAAAAATTTTACCAATTTGCACTAAAATCACACTGATAATAGCATGAAAGCACCGGTATGCAAAATTCAGCTTGTCTGGGTGAACGAATTCTAGTTCTACTAAATTTTTTCCAGTATATTCATTCCAATAATTTTCAATATAATATGAAGGATAACATTGAACTTAAAATCTTTTTCATATGTCATAATTTCCAATCAACAAAGAACTTCTCACCTGTATCATACATAAAGTTTATACTCAGCAACTGTATGTTGAAGAATGAAGGGACAGGGTATTTGTGTAAATGAAACCAGTTTTTAAAGGGAGTAAAAGTGACTGACTTTCTAACTCTGAGGGAAATGGC
It encodes:
- the LOC137261311 gene encoding nuclear transcription factor Y subunit alpha-like isoform X1, translating into MEQLQVQNSYDASQNGVSVVQSPFQTIQFPLQGQQLQAQPQLIQLGQNGLLQGQSFMLQTLPQGQPIQIQGQFPQTIQLQGQNGQILQQLPLYAGNQAMTQNQPQNVTQPVFIQQPQTQNQVLGQFINAQNGQILWQQHVAGADNSAQAQLQPQGVYQVAYPSTQTPVIPDASQVVTAPQTTTQSPSPMPVANNTDNGNVVMVVPGSTNTPTVQRVPLSCPEIVDDDEPLYVNAKQYHRILKRRQARAKLEADGKISKERRKYLHESRHRHALNRARGEGGRFHSKEEGDGILIKTEPDSPPFDLSSVYEVKTERLSPIAVTVAQDAFQLPEGC